Proteins co-encoded in one Callospermophilus lateralis isolate mCalLat2 chromosome 2, mCalLat2.hap1, whole genome shotgun sequence genomic window:
- the LOC143390722 gene encoding olfactory receptor 1J21-like: protein MRRDNQSSVSEFLLLGLPIQPEQQGMSYALFLGMYLTTVLGNLLILLLIRLDSRLHTPMYFFLSHLALTDISFSSVTAPKMLMNMLTQTQSISYAGCISQSYFFLLLADVDSFLLTSMAYDRYVAICHPLHYTRIMSQNLCFLLVVVSWVLSFANALLHTLLLARLSFLRGNTLPHFFCDLSALLKLSSSDTTINQLAILIVGSVVITLPFICILVSYGHIGATILRRPSIKVICKALSTCGSHLSVVSLYYGAIIALYFVPSSNSTNDKDVIVSVLYCLITPMLNPFICSLRNRDMKGALRNILSSTKNSM from the coding sequence atgaggagggACAATCAGAGCAGTGTGTCCGAGTTCCTCCTCCTGGGGCTCCCCATCCAGCCAGAGCAGCAAGGCATGTCCTACGCCCTGTTCCTGGGCATGTACCTGACCACGGTGCTGGGGAACCTGCTCATCCTCCTGCTCATCAGGCTGGACTCTCGCCtgcacacccccatgtacttcttcctcagccacttggccctcacTGACATCTCTTTCTCCTCAGTCACGGCTCCAAAGATGCTCATGAACATGCTGACGCAGACTCAATCTATCTCCTATGCTGGGTGCATTTCCCagtcatatttttttctattgcttGCAGATGTTGACAGCTTCCTTCTGACCTCAATGGCCTATGACAGGTATGTGGCCATCTGTCACCCACTGCATTATACCAGAATCATGAGTCAGAACCTCTGTTTCCTGCTAGTGGTTGTGTCCTGGGTCTTATCCTTTGCCAATGCACTTTTGCACACCCTCCTCCTAGCCCGTCTCTCTTTCCTTAGAGGCAACACTCTGCCCCACTTCTTCTGTGACCTCTCTGCCTTACTCAAGCTGTCCAGCTCTGACACCACCATCAATCAGCTGGCTATTCTCATTGTAGGATCAGTGGTCATCACTCTGCCATTCATATGCATTCTGGTCTCTTATGGCCACATTGGGGCCACCATCCTGAGAAGACCCTCCATCAAGGTCATTTGCAAAGCCTTGTCCACATGTGGCTCCCACCTCTCTGTGGTTTCTCTGTACTATGGAGCAATTATTGCACTCTATTTTGTCCCCTCATCTAATAGCACTAATGACAAGGATGTCATTGTGTCTGTGTTATACTGTCTGATCACCCCCATGCTGAATCCCTTCATCTGTAGTCTAAGGAATCGGGATATGAAAGGAGCTCTAAgaaacatcctcagcagcacaaaaAATTCAATGTGA